One genomic window of Plasmodium coatneyi strain Hackeri chromosome 12, complete sequence includes the following:
- a CDS encoding Ubiquitin carboxyl-terminal hydrolase, producing the protein MLRNNIWVPIESNPESLYLYSCKLGQTKLAFEDIYGFDAELLDMIPQPVHAIILLYPLKEGTVNPNAETNGSTEQNMDNIWFMKQVVPNSCGTVALFHLYGNLKNKFELDNDSLLANFFDKVKDMTPKERGQEFEVNKSIELLHHEFSGKASGTGDDIDIDTHFIVFVEIDGRLVELDGRKDHPVIHCTTTPASFKYDTGNIIQKKFIEKCEGDNRFSALAVVSSDVV; encoded by the exons ATGCTACGGAACAATATTTGGGTTCCCATCGAGTCCAACCCGGAGTCCCTCTACCTGTACTCCTGCAAACTTGGACAGACAAAGTTGGCTTTTGAGGACATCTATGGGTTTGATGCGGAGCTCTTAGATATG ATCCCGCAACCCGTGCACGCAATAATACTGTTGTACCCCCTGAAAGAAGGCACG GTTAATCCCAATGCTGAAACGAATGGAAGTACTGAGCAAAACATGGACAATATTTGGTTCATGAAACAG gttgttcCCAATTCATGTGGAACGGTGGCTCTTTTTCACCTCTATGGaaatttaaagaataaaTTTGAGCTAG ACAATGACTCCCTcttggctaattttttcgACAAAGTGAAGGACATGACGCCCAAAGAACGGGGGCAG GAATTCGAAGTGAACAAGAGCATAGAACTGCTTCATCACGAATTTTCAGGAAAGGCTTCCGGCACGGGGGATGACATAGAC attGACACCCATTTTATCGTCTTTGTCGAAATTGACGGGAGGCTCGTCGAACTA GACGGAAGGAAGGACCATCCCGTTATTCATTGCACAACAACTCCAGCTAGTTTCAAATAT GACACGggaaatataatacaaaaaaagttCATAGAAAAATGCGAAGGAGACAACAGATTTTCAGCCTTAGCAGTTGTATCAAGTGATGTTGTGTAG
- a CDS encoding zinc finger protein has product MGHYTENDFYLNKSASPMGDADKNENDKKCLWVPDEEVTNCYSCNALFNVRVRKHHCRACGNVFCSNCSDNKIKISEYSYAEKVRVCDRCFVERSSPQTLLLQEDLGARKQINQDLKKALSEKMAIVERFKTFLLEFDSEILNNSDHADGSNDVMSLLNRGEKGLKDLNDKIRNYDSIIENQKKELEELKREKEQKTELNKILHLRNYEIQQKNMNIKNLVKEKNELTLVKEESEGIIHSYKKQVEKLIIRCNQLELEKKKYYTDQSSNYSFTNSSTQSYRMNSYRFPQNEMSVSYTIAHGPSDDPEDENCCNYCQRRVCSIM; this is encoded by the coding sequence ATGGGCCATTACACAGAAAACgatttttacctgaacaagtcagCATCTCCCATGGGGGATGcagacaaaaatgaaaatgacaaaaaatgTTTATGGGTCCCTGATGAGGAGGTAACAAACTGCTACAGCTGCAATGCCCTTTTTAACGTAAGGGTGAGGAAACATCATTGCAGAGCTTGTGGAAATGTATTTTGTTCCAACTGTTCAgacaataaaataaaaataagtgaaTACAGCTATGCAGAGAAGGTTCGAGTATGTGACAGGTGTTTTGTGGAGAGGTCTTCTCCCCAAACGTTACTACTGCAAGAAGATTTAGGAGCgagaaaacaaataaatcAAGATTTGAAGAAAGCCctaagtgaaaaaatggccATCGTAGAGAGATTTAAAACTTTCTTACTCGAATTTGACAGCGAAATTTTAAACAATAGTGACCATGCAGACGGCTCGAATGACGTCATGTCCTTGTTGAAcaggggagaaaaaggatTGAAAGATTTGAATGACAAAATAAGGAACTATGACTCCATTATTGAAAatcagaagaaggaattagAAGAactaaaaagggaaaaggaacaaaaaacagaacttaacaaaattttgcacttaAGAAATTATGAGAttcaacagaaaaatatgaacataaaaaatcttgttaaggaaaaaaacgaactgACCttagtgaaggaagaatcgGAAGGCATTATCCATTCGTATAAAAAGCAGGTGGAGAAACTAATTATAAGGTGTAACCAACTTGAAttagagaagaagaaatactATACCGATCAGTCCAGCAATTATTCCTTTACCAATAGTAGCACTCAGTCCTACAGGATGAATTCCTACAGGTTCCCGCAGAACGAGATGAGCGTATCGTACACTATTGCACACGGGCCCTCGGATGACCCGGAGGACGAGAACTGCTGCAACTACTGCCAGAGGAGGGTTTGCTCGATAATGTAA